The following coding sequences are from one Natronospira bacteriovora window:
- the hemF gene encoding oxygen-dependent coproporphyrinogen oxidase — protein sequence MSDLVNKQAVKDYLTGLHDHITDTLEHLDGGGHFHRDTWQREAGGGGDSRVMTEGALFERGGVSFSHVMGDGLPASASAHRPELAGRSFEAMGVSLVMHPRNPYVPTSHMNVRFFVAEKDGADPVWWFGGGFDLTPYYGFDEDCRHWHANARAACEGYGAEVYPRYKQWCDEYFHLKHRNEPRGIGGLFFDDLNEWGFERSFAFMRSVGDHYLPAYVPIVEVRRDHPYGEREREFQLYRRGRYVEFNLVYDRGTLFGLQSGGRTESILMSMPPRVRWEYNWHPEPGTPEAELYERYLVPRDWV from the coding sequence ATGTCAGACCTCGTCAACAAACAGGCGGTGAAGGATTACCTCACCGGGCTGCACGATCACATTACCGATACTCTCGAACACCTTGACGGTGGTGGGCATTTCCATCGTGATACCTGGCAACGGGAGGCCGGCGGTGGTGGTGACAGCCGGGTGATGACCGAAGGGGCCCTGTTCGAGCGCGGCGGGGTGAGTTTCTCCCACGTCATGGGTGACGGCCTGCCCGCCTCGGCATCGGCCCATCGCCCGGAGCTGGCGGGACGAAGCTTTGAGGCCATGGGGGTGTCCCTGGTCATGCATCCACGCAACCCCTATGTGCCCACCTCGCACATGAACGTGCGCTTCTTCGTGGCCGAAAAGGATGGGGCCGACCCGGTGTGGTGGTTCGGCGGCGGCTTCGATCTCACGCCCTACTATGGCTTCGACGAGGACTGCCGGCACTGGCACGCGAACGCCAGGGCGGCCTGCGAGGGCTATGGGGCGGAGGTCTATCCACGCTACAAGCAGTGGTGTGATGAATACTTCCATCTGAAACACCGCAATGAACCCCGCGGCATCGGTGGCCTGTTCTTCGATGATCTCAATGAATGGGGCTTTGAGCGCAGCTTCGCCTTCATGCGATCGGTGGGTGACCACTATCTGCCCGCCTATGTACCCATCGTGGAGGTCCGCCGCGACCATCCCTATGGTGAACGGGAACGGGAATTCCAGCTCTACCGGCGCGGACGCTACGTGGAGTTCAACCTGGTCTACGACCGCGGCACCCTCTTCGGCCTGCAGTCGGGCGGGCGCACCGAATCCATCCTCATGTCCATGCCGCCACGGGTTCGCTGGGAATACAACTGGCATCCCGAGCCGGGGACGCCCGAGGCGGAACTGTATGAGCGTTACCTGGTGCCAAGGGATTGGGTTTGA
- a CDS encoding L-threonylcarbamoyladenylate synthase, giving the protein MTESGRPQPTQQGHSLADAVECLKAGGLVAYPTEGVFGLGCDALDGAAVDRLLALKGREAAKGLIVIGASLLQLEPLIQPLTREQRRKLEKHWPGPLTWIVPAADDAPEWLTGGRDTIAVRVPAHPIACNLCQLFRGPIVSTSANRSGEDAARDADTVAGLFPTGIDYIFDCPVAGLKGPSEIRELLTDRVIRPGGGQ; this is encoded by the coding sequence GACGGAGAGCGGTCGTCCTCAGCCCACCCAGCAGGGTCATTCCCTGGCCGATGCCGTGGAATGCCTCAAGGCCGGCGGGCTGGTGGCCTATCCCACGGAGGGTGTCTTCGGCCTTGGTTGCGACGCCCTGGATGGTGCGGCGGTGGATCGCCTGCTGGCACTCAAGGGTCGGGAAGCGGCCAAGGGTCTGATCGTCATCGGCGCTTCCCTGCTGCAGCTGGAACCCCTGATTCAGCCCCTGACCCGGGAACAGCGGCGCAAGCTGGAGAAACACTGGCCCGGGCCATTGACCTGGATCGTGCCGGCAGCCGATGATGCGCCCGAGTGGCTGACGGGCGGGCGCGACACCATTGCCGTTCGGGTACCGGCCCACCCCATTGCCTGCAATCTCTGCCAGCTGTTTCGCGGCCCCATCGTCTCCACCAGTGCCAACCGCAGTGGTGAAGACGCGGCCCGGGATGCGGACACCGTGGCGGGCCTCTTCCCCACGGGCATCGACTACATCTTCGACTGCCCGGTGGCGGGTCTGAAGGGCCCGAGTGAAATCCGCGAACTCCTGACCGACCGGGTCATTCGCCCCGGTGGGGGCCAGTAA